From a region of the Lactuca sativa cultivar Salinas chromosome 4, Lsat_Salinas_v11, whole genome shotgun sequence genome:
- the LOC111876052 gene encoding ent-kaurenoic acid oxidase 1 isoform X1: MAVGLWSTVVIGLLPLVGWLFWWWNDVWYGLVMATLRSSKGDTKLPPGNMGLPILGDTISFLWYFKFLRRPDDYINSKRHKYGDGIGMYKTHLFGKPSVITFLPVTNKLVLRDTESFKYGWAMIELSGKTSLAGVHGKAHLRLRSFVSRSINQPDALRQIALAMQPRMISALQSWTKCRKITFYDEMKKVSFENIGMYFASIKPGATLDRLKKYLAGVVSGFRAYPLNIPGFTFYHALQCRRKTQEFFREELDKRRKNNGENDQPIQDLMDGLMNIKDEDGNHLSDTEVLDNITGILLAGFESTVVVTTWALYYLAKYPNVLQKLREENLSLKSNKSELLVTSDEILKLEYTMKVVDETIRLANIAGFVVRVATKDFEYQGYTIPKGWNVIVWLRNVHTDPKNFDHPLCFDPDRWNGSMLPENFQAFGAGPRICVGNMLARLQIAMFLHHLSTGYKWQLVNPDAKVKYLPHSKLEDGLEITIEKL, translated from the exons ATGGCGGTGGGACTATGGTCGACTGTGGTGATAGGACTGTTGCCACTGGTAGGGTGGTTATTCTGGTGGTGGAACGATGTATGGTACGGATTAGTTATGGCAACTCTCCGGTCATCCAAAGGCGACACCAAGCTGCCTCCGGGCAACATGGGACTTCCGATCTTGGGTGATACGATCAGTTTCTTATGGTACTTCAAATTCCTTCGTCGCCCCGATGACTACATCAATTCAAAGCGTCACAA GTATGGCGATGGGATAGGAATGTATAAGACACACCTATTCGGTAAACCTTCAGTGATTACATTTTTACCTGTGACAAACAAACTTGTACTTCGAGATACTGAAAGTTTCAAGTATGGATGGGCAATGATCGAGCTTTCAGGCAAGACATCACTAGCTGGAGTTCATGGAAAAGCACATCTTAGGCTTCGAAGTTTTGTATCTCGAAGCATTAATCAGCCAGATGCTCTTCGTCAAATCGCTCTTGCCATGCAACCACGCATGATATCCGCTCTCCAATCATGGACCAAATGCCGCAAAATTACTTTCTATGATGAAATGAAGAAGGTTTCATTTGAGAACATTGGCATGTATTTTGCTAGTATTAAGCCTGGCGCTACCCTCGACAGACTTAAAAAATACTTAGCCGGAGTGGTTAGTGGATTCAGAGCCTACCCATTGAATATTCCAGGATTTACATTTTACCATGCACTTCAG TGTCGTAGAAAAACCCAAGAGTTTTTCAGGGAAGAGTTGGATAAAAGGAGAAAAAACAACGGTGAAAATGATCAACCTATTCAAGATCTAATGGATGGTTTGATGAATATCAAGGATGAGGATGGGAACCATTTGAGTGACACTGAGGTTCTTGATAACATTACTGGCATTCTTCTTGCTGGCTTTGAATCAACTGTCGTCGTCACGACGTGGGCTCTTTATTATCTTGCGAAATACCCAAACGTTTTACAAAAGCTACGG GAGGAGAACTTGTCTCTCAAAAGCAATAAGAGCGAACTCCTTGTAACAAGCGATGAGATTTTAAAGTTGGAATACACCATGAAG GTTGTGGATGAAACAATTCGATTGGCGAATATCGCTGGTTTTGTAGTGCGTGTAGCAACAAAAGATTTTGAGTATCAAG GGTATACTATACCAAAAGGATGGAATGTGattgtatggcttaggaatgtcCACACAGATCCTAAAAACTTCGATCATCCATTGTGTTTTGACCCTGATAGATGGAAT GGATCAATGCTACCAGAAAACTTTCAAGCATTTGGTGCGGGTCCGAGAATCTGTGTCGGAAATATGCTTGCTCGTTTACAAATCGCAATGTTTCTCCATCATTTATCCACGGGATACAA ATGGCAATTGGTGAATCCAGATGCGAAAGTGAAATATCTTCCACACTCTAAACTAGAAGATGGTCTTGAAATTACCATTGAAAAACTATGA
- the LOC111876052 gene encoding ent-kaurenoic acid oxidase 1 isoform X2 codes for MAVGLWSTVVIGLLPLVGWLFWWWNDVWYGLVMATLRSSKGDTKLPPGNMGLPILGDTISFLWYFKFLRRPDDYINSKRHKYGDGIGMYKTHLFGKTSLAGVHGKAHLRLRSFVSRSINQPDALRQIALAMQPRMISALQSWTKCRKITFYDEMKKVSFENIGMYFASIKPGATLDRLKKYLAGVVSGFRAYPLNIPGFTFYHALQCRRKTQEFFREELDKRRKNNGENDQPIQDLMDGLMNIKDEDGNHLSDTEVLDNITGILLAGFESTVVVTTWALYYLAKYPNVLQKLREENLSLKSNKSELLVTSDEILKLEYTMKVVDETIRLANIAGFVVRVATKDFEYQGYTIPKGWNVIVWLRNVHTDPKNFDHPLCFDPDRWNGSMLPENFQAFGAGPRICVGNMLARLQIAMFLHHLSTGYKWQLVNPDAKVKYLPHSKLEDGLEITIEKL; via the exons ATGGCGGTGGGACTATGGTCGACTGTGGTGATAGGACTGTTGCCACTGGTAGGGTGGTTATTCTGGTGGTGGAACGATGTATGGTACGGATTAGTTATGGCAACTCTCCGGTCATCCAAAGGCGACACCAAGCTGCCTCCGGGCAACATGGGACTTCCGATCTTGGGTGATACGATCAGTTTCTTATGGTACTTCAAATTCCTTCGTCGCCCCGATGACTACATCAATTCAAAGCGTCACAA GTATGGCGATGGGATAGGAATGTATAAGACACACCTATTCG GCAAGACATCACTAGCTGGAGTTCATGGAAAAGCACATCTTAGGCTTCGAAGTTTTGTATCTCGAAGCATTAATCAGCCAGATGCTCTTCGTCAAATCGCTCTTGCCATGCAACCACGCATGATATCCGCTCTCCAATCATGGACCAAATGCCGCAAAATTACTTTCTATGATGAAATGAAGAAGGTTTCATTTGAGAACATTGGCATGTATTTTGCTAGTATTAAGCCTGGCGCTACCCTCGACAGACTTAAAAAATACTTAGCCGGAGTGGTTAGTGGATTCAGAGCCTACCCATTGAATATTCCAGGATTTACATTTTACCATGCACTTCAG TGTCGTAGAAAAACCCAAGAGTTTTTCAGGGAAGAGTTGGATAAAAGGAGAAAAAACAACGGTGAAAATGATCAACCTATTCAAGATCTAATGGATGGTTTGATGAATATCAAGGATGAGGATGGGAACCATTTGAGTGACACTGAGGTTCTTGATAACATTACTGGCATTCTTCTTGCTGGCTTTGAATCAACTGTCGTCGTCACGACGTGGGCTCTTTATTATCTTGCGAAATACCCAAACGTTTTACAAAAGCTACGG GAGGAGAACTTGTCTCTCAAAAGCAATAAGAGCGAACTCCTTGTAACAAGCGATGAGATTTTAAAGTTGGAATACACCATGAAG GTTGTGGATGAAACAATTCGATTGGCGAATATCGCTGGTTTTGTAGTGCGTGTAGCAACAAAAGATTTTGAGTATCAAG GGTATACTATACCAAAAGGATGGAATGTGattgtatggcttaggaatgtcCACACAGATCCTAAAAACTTCGATCATCCATTGTGTTTTGACCCTGATAGATGGAAT GGATCAATGCTACCAGAAAACTTTCAAGCATTTGGTGCGGGTCCGAGAATCTGTGTCGGAAATATGCTTGCTCGTTTACAAATCGCAATGTTTCTCCATCATTTATCCACGGGATACAA ATGGCAATTGGTGAATCCAGATGCGAAAGTGAAATATCTTCCACACTCTAAACTAGAAGATGGTCTTGAAATTACCATTGAAAAACTATGA
- the LOC111876052 gene encoding ent-kaurenoic acid oxidase 1 isoform X3 — MAVGLWSTVVIGLLPLVGWLFWWWNDVWYGLVMATLRSSKGDTKLPPGNMGLPILGDTISFLWYFKFLRRPDDYINSKRHKYGDGIGMYKTHLFGKPSVITFLPVTNKLVLRDTESFKYGWAMIELSGKTSLAGVHGKAHLRLRSFVSRSINQPDALRQIALAMQPRMISALQSWTKCRKITFYDEMKKVSFENIGMYFASIKPGATLDRLKKYLAGVVSGFRAYPLNIPGFTFYHALQCRRKTQEFFREELDKRRKNNGENDQPIQDLMDGLMNIKDEDGNHLSDTEVLDNITGILLAGFESTVVVTTWALYYLAKYPNVLQKLREENLSLKSNKSELLVTSDEILKLEYTMKVVDETIRLANIAGFVVRVATKDFEYQGIFFWTANKLLTQCMLARC, encoded by the exons ATGGCGGTGGGACTATGGTCGACTGTGGTGATAGGACTGTTGCCACTGGTAGGGTGGTTATTCTGGTGGTGGAACGATGTATGGTACGGATTAGTTATGGCAACTCTCCGGTCATCCAAAGGCGACACCAAGCTGCCTCCGGGCAACATGGGACTTCCGATCTTGGGTGATACGATCAGTTTCTTATGGTACTTCAAATTCCTTCGTCGCCCCGATGACTACATCAATTCAAAGCGTCACAA GTATGGCGATGGGATAGGAATGTATAAGACACACCTATTCGGTAAACCTTCAGTGATTACATTTTTACCTGTGACAAACAAACTTGTACTTCGAGATACTGAAAGTTTCAAGTATGGATGGGCAATGATCGAGCTTTCAGGCAAGACATCACTAGCTGGAGTTCATGGAAAAGCACATCTTAGGCTTCGAAGTTTTGTATCTCGAAGCATTAATCAGCCAGATGCTCTTCGTCAAATCGCTCTTGCCATGCAACCACGCATGATATCCGCTCTCCAATCATGGACCAAATGCCGCAAAATTACTTTCTATGATGAAATGAAGAAGGTTTCATTTGAGAACATTGGCATGTATTTTGCTAGTATTAAGCCTGGCGCTACCCTCGACAGACTTAAAAAATACTTAGCCGGAGTGGTTAGTGGATTCAGAGCCTACCCATTGAATATTCCAGGATTTACATTTTACCATGCACTTCAG TGTCGTAGAAAAACCCAAGAGTTTTTCAGGGAAGAGTTGGATAAAAGGAGAAAAAACAACGGTGAAAATGATCAACCTATTCAAGATCTAATGGATGGTTTGATGAATATCAAGGATGAGGATGGGAACCATTTGAGTGACACTGAGGTTCTTGATAACATTACTGGCATTCTTCTTGCTGGCTTTGAATCAACTGTCGTCGTCACGACGTGGGCTCTTTATTATCTTGCGAAATACCCAAACGTTTTACAAAAGCTACGG GAGGAGAACTTGTCTCTCAAAAGCAATAAGAGCGAACTCCTTGTAACAAGCGATGAGATTTTAAAGTTGGAATACACCATGAAG GTTGTGGATGAAACAATTCGATTGGCGAATATCGCTGGTTTTGTAGTGCGTGTAGCAACAAAAGATTTTGAGTATCAAGGTATTTTTTTTTGGACGGCAAATAAGTTATTAACGCAATGCATGCTAGCAAGGTGCTAG
- the LOC111876058 gene encoding uncharacterized protein LOC111876058, with translation MADWKREKAHAYIFVYISSIAPGYLIRKKLIGRNNNNSFHCSSSAPSTSDNLRPTILHRRQQIKELELVGSQRPWTKHFLEACIHELTSNGREDSGLKTSSWTVVTEKLKKYHNFVVDKKQMKNQYNYLKAKYAVWLKLKNKTGNLYNPVTDSFNMTNEEWEAEAKLNKYVDKLRNAPLSCPDLCIQLFDGATSTGVHSWGSSSTLPHPNEDFTTHDFEDIEMEEQAPHADTPNSTVPQPTSASPAREESSGRTKNKGGKRNGPKETTLDDELKEVGREIVKAAQAFTQANNLDKEMDDCMTKLASLEWGEFDPKYTTSLMLFAESAGNRKIWLRLNSSTCESWVTWITNMTFYIS, from the exons ATGGCTGACTGGAAAAGAGAAAAAGCCCACGCTTATATTTTCGTTTATATATCATCGATTGCCCCTGGATACCTAATACGAAAAAAACTGATCGGCAGAAACAACAACAACAGTTTTCATTGCTCCTCCTCAGCGCCTTCCACCAGTGACAACCTCCGACCAACGATCCTTCACAGGCGACAGCAG ATAAAAGAACTAGAGTTAGTTGGAAGTCAGAGACCGTGGACAAAACATTTTTTGGAAGCTTGTATACACGAATTAACAAGTAATGGAAGGGAGGATAGTGGCCTAAAAACAAGCTCATGGACTGTAGTCACGGAGAAATTGAAAAAATATCATAATTTTGTTGTCgacaaaaaacaaatgaaaaaccaATACAACTATTTGAAAGCAAAGTATGCAGTGtggttaaaacttaaaaataaaaccgGAAATCTTTACAATCCCGTAACGGATTCTTTTAACATGACTAATGAAGAATGGGAAGCGGAAGCAAag TTGAACAAGTATGTAGATAAGCTGAGAAATGCACCCCTCTCTTGCCCTGATCTTTGTATCCAACTGTTTGATGGGGCAACCTCGACCGGTGTTCATAGTTGGGGTTCATCTTCGACACTACCTCATCCCAATGAAGACTTTACTACACATGATTTTGAGGATATAGAGATGGAAGAGCAAGCACCTCATGCAGATACCCCAAACTCAACAGTTCCCCAACCTACTAGTGCTTCACCTGCACGTGAAGAATCATCTGGGCGGACTAAAAATAAGGGGGGCAAACGAAATGGtcctaaggaaacaacacttGATGATGAGTTGAAAGAAGTTGGCAGAGAAATTGTCAAGGCTGCACAGGCATTCACGCAAGCAAATAATCTTGACAAGGAGATGGATGATTGTATGACGAAGTTGGCAAGCTTGGAGTGGGGAGAATTTGATCCGAAATACACCACATCTCTTATGTTATTTGCTGAAAGTGCGGGTAATAGGAAAATTTGGTTGCGACTTAACTCTTCGACTTGTGAGTCGTGG GTGACATGGATAACCAATATGACTTTTTATATTTCCTGA
- the LOC111876060 gene encoding cytochrome P450 90A1, with the protein MAMGLWPTVVIGLLPLVGWLLWWWNDVWYGFVMATLRSSKGDTKLPPGKMGLPILGDTISFLYYFKFLRRPDDYINSKRHKYGDGIGMYKTHLFGKPSVITYLPVTNKLGFTTCCKSNF; encoded by the exons ATGGCTATGGGACTATGGCCGACTGTGGTGATCGGACTGTTGCCACTGGTAGGGTGGTTATTGTGGTGGTGGAACGATGTATGGTACGGATTTGTTATGGCAACTCTCCGGTCATCCAAAGGCGACACCAAGCTGCCTCCGGGCAAGATGGGACTTCCGATCTTGGGTGATACGATCAGTTTCTTATACTACTTCAAATTCCTTCGTCGCCCCGATGACTACATCAATTCAAAACGTCACAA GTATGGCGATGGGATAGGAATGTATAAGACACACCTATTCGGTAAACCTTCAGTGATTACATATTTACCTGTGACAAACAAACTTGGATTTACAACGTGCTGTAAATCCAACTTTTGA